CTTTTGCCCACACCCGTCACTCTGCCTCTTCAGTCCCCGCCTCTATACGTAACCTATACATACACAAATACGTACACGCCTCCCACCGCCGACGATGTCTAAACCCTCCCCCGCCTCCGAGGTCGACGCTGGAGTTTGGCGCGCAATTGCCGGTGCCTCCGTCCAAATCCCCTCCCTTCACTCCTACGTCTACTACTTCCCCGAAGGCCATATCGAGCAGTGCCCTTCTCCCGCCATCGTGAATTCCAGTATTCCACTCAAGAGGCCATTGGTTTTCTGCCAAGTTCTATCTGTTCGTTTACTCGCGAGCCATATCTCCGACCAGGTATTCGCCAAAATTCTCCTCCAGCCACTTCACCCCCACGTGCAACGCGTGTCGAATCACAACGTCAACGGCGATGACCTTCAAAACGTCGTGGTTTCGTTTGCGAAGATTTTGACTCCATCGGATGCGAATAACGGCGGAGGGTTTTCGGTCCCGAGATGCTGCGCGGAATCGATTTTTCCACCACTCGACTTCGAGGCTGACCCCCCTGTCCAAAATTTGACGATGAAAGACACCAATAACAATGCATGGGAGTTTCGACACATCTATCGGGGCACACCACGCCGCCACTTGTTAACCACTGGTTGGAGCAAGTTTGTCAATGCCAAACGCCTCGTTGCCGGAGATTCCACTGTTTTTATGCGGAACGAATCCACGGCTGAGCTCTTCATTGGAGTAAGGAGAGCTGTTCGATTTGGTACCAAAAACGTGTGGACTTCTGCCGAAAACGCTGTCAATGGTAGCAAGGATGAAGCGATGGAGGCAATGGAGAATGCGGCCAAAGGAATGACATTCGAGGTGGTGTATTATCCCAGGTTTGGATTACCGGATTTTGTGGTGAGCGCGGAGAGGGTGGAAGATGCATTGCGGATTTGCTGGAGCCCGGGAATGCAGGTAAAAATGGCAGTAGAGACGGAGGATTCTTCGAGGATGACATGGTATCAGGGATCCATAACGGCTGCCGCGTCACTGGAGGCCGGGCCATGGCGCGGTTCTCCCTGGCGCATGCTTCAGGTATGATACGATGCAACTGTTCATGCATGTAGAATTTATATGACATTCTTGGGTGGATATTTATCTTGACTATGAGATTGCATAATAGTAGGTTAAAAATGTTTTTCCTTTCTGGATTCTTTTGCTATAATTTGTGAGTCGAATGAGTTTTAATGCTAGCTACAGTAAGCATTGTTTTGATGTTTAGAACAGTTCCACATCATGGATGTTGGATTTTGGATTCTGTATAGATGTGTCTTTGAATTCCGGTATTGGCTTGAGTTGATTATGGGCTGTCTGGTCGATGTTATGTTctctattttttgtttttttcctttttccccAAATATTTTTGGTCCTAGTTCTTATCTTCTATAATAAAGTAAAAACTTTAGAAATTATATTCATGATTTGGTAAATGTGTTGAACAGATTGGAAGAAAGGTTTATAGGCTATGTGTTTCTGTTACCGATGTTATGCAATTCAAGACTGCTGCATGTTATTGCAATACATTGGATTTGTTTCATTGTTCAGAAGATGGAGGCGCACAGGCAGTGATGCAATATTCAGAGCGTTTCCTTGAAACACGGTTTTTGGTTTGTTTTGTTATGTTTGAGGCGATGGTGCCGAGTGCTTGATTTGGTTAGATGCTATATATAAGCTCTTGTATTTGGCTTTGTGGTTGTAAAGTCAAAGATGCTTTGTAAGATTTGCCCGATATGAAAATCAGTGTGTTTTGGTCTTGTGTGTTTAATTTGACTTTATGTTCAGACTAGAAGAAAATGTCGTTCTCAAATTGTCAAATGCAT
The DNA window shown above is from Primulina huaijiensis isolate GDHJ02 chromosome 12, ASM1229523v2, whole genome shotgun sequence and carries:
- the LOC140990587 gene encoding auxin response factor 17-like, with protein sequence MSKPSPASEVDAGVWRAIAGASVQIPSLHSYVYYFPEGHIEQCPSPAIVNSSIPLKRPLVFCQVLSVRLLASHISDQVFAKILLQPLHPHVQRVSNHNVNGDDLQNVVVSFAKILTPSDANNGGGFSVPRCCAESIFPPLDFEADPPVQNLTMKDTNNNAWEFRHIYRGTPRRHLLTTGWSKFVNAKRLVAGDSTVFMRNESTAELFIGVRRAVRFGTKNVWTSAENAVNGSKDEAMEAMENAAKGMTFEVVYYPRFGLPDFVVSAERVEDALRICWSPGMQVKMAVETEDSSRMTWYQGSITAAASLEAGPWRGSPWRMLQVTWDEAQHLQNMNILNPWQIEYVLPLPQLHSPFPHHKKLKVLQHHGKLPDEGTDCYVTMKEITNVTAENLNLSIFNHSFFPASMQGARRDQCSISSLSNSESDNSLQIFTNLLTNGADSKSKPVSAAPNIKNSPLENLSSSSQNSDQLCGIGSSGQQVRPSSSPIGGGSFQLFGKLIQIPKPVECGLSNEGCCTDGEYQGNSIFSNQPNSSARQNSSGVFVGLIVNSKEPQL